Proteins encoded by one window of Cytobacillus sp. IB215665:
- a CDS encoding permease, whose protein sequence is MNKILRNNIIDITGLTIIALTLLLFSISTSLSDNFAFPPSLLNLNTIFLSILIEALPFVLIGVLIAGMIQIFVTEEHIQRWIPKNKVMAVIMSCTVGALFPACECGIVPIVRRLVSKGVPIYAAIGFMLTGPLINPIVIASTYMAFGNNLKIAGLRMGLGFLIAILVALIISFILKGNQLKTSTSIITTHSHVHTEKKSFTNRFWSMLVHSIDEFFDMGKFLIIGAFLAAFVQTYVPAKTLLETGSGPVSSLLVMMGLAYVLSLCSEADAFIGASFSSIFPTSSILGFLIFGPMIDLKNTLMLLSVFRFKFVIGLLALVTSTVFIVIMLLQNVL, encoded by the coding sequence ATGAATAAGATTTTACGAAATAATATTATAGATATCACAGGTTTAACGATTATTGCTTTAACCCTTCTTCTTTTTTCAATCAGTACAAGCCTTAGTGATAACTTTGCTTTTCCTCCTTCTTTGCTGAATTTGAATACTATTTTTCTAAGTATATTAATAGAAGCTCTTCCTTTTGTTTTGATAGGCGTATTAATTGCTGGAATGATTCAAATTTTTGTAACCGAAGAACATATTCAAAGGTGGATTCCTAAAAATAAAGTAATGGCGGTCATTATGAGCTGCACTGTTGGAGCGCTTTTTCCTGCATGTGAATGTGGAATCGTTCCAATTGTTCGTAGACTTGTTTCTAAGGGTGTCCCGATTTATGCAGCCATTGGTTTTATGTTAACAGGTCCGCTAATTAACCCAATTGTCATTGCATCTACTTATATGGCATTTGGCAACAATTTAAAAATAGCTGGACTACGCATGGGTTTAGGCTTCTTAATCGCTATTCTCGTTGCTTTAATAATAAGCTTCATTCTTAAAGGTAACCAATTAAAAACATCAACTAGTATAATAACTACTCACTCACATGTCCACACAGAAAAAAAATCTTTTACGAACCGATTCTGGTCAATGTTAGTTCATTCTATTGATGAGTTTTTTGATATGGGAAAATTTCTTATTATTGGTGCTTTTTTAGCGGCGTTTGTACAAACTTATGTACCTGCAAAGACGTTATTGGAGACAGGTAGTGGCCCCGTTTCTTCTTTACTCGTTATGATGGGATTAGCATATGTTTTATCTTTATGTTCTGAAGCGGATGCCTTTATCGGTGCGTCCTTTAGTAGTATTTTCCCTACTTCGTCGATATTAGGCTTCTTAATTTTCGGACCGATGATCGACTTAAAGAATACGTTAATGTTGCTAAGCGTATTCCGCTTTAAATTTGTGATAGGCTTGCTTGCATTGGTTACATCAACTGTATTTATCGTGATCATGCTGCTGCAAAACGTTCTGTAA
- a CDS encoding metal ABC transporter solute-binding protein, Zn/Mn family, translated as MKINKSFYTLVFAISLILAGCGNSETVKTGISENEKITIYTTIYPLEDFTKKIGEDYVDVKSIYPPNVDAHSFEPSTKDMVALAESDLFIYSGVGIDAFAENAIKSLKNESVTILEAGEGIELIESSHNEEHPHEEEAVEAEEHGHEEQDADAEEHGHEDESVEEDGDEHKDDVHNDGDHDPHIWLDPLRAIEIAENIKNSLSDLKPEHASTFESNYIRLKENLEKLDQEFKTTIESSKTNIILVSHEAYGYWEERYGIEQIAITGLSPTQEPSLKQLQNIIEESKEHDIHYVIFEQSVTPKVVETIQKELGAESLTLHNLESLTEENIEQKDDYFSIMGMNLNTIKTALND; from the coding sequence ATGAAAATCAACAAATCTTTTTATACTTTAGTTTTTGCTATCAGTCTTATTCTTGCAGGCTGCGGAAACTCTGAAACTGTTAAAACAGGAATATCTGAAAATGAAAAAATTACAATTTATACAACGATTTATCCTCTTGAAGATTTCACGAAAAAAATCGGCGAAGACTATGTTGATGTAAAAAGTATTTACCCTCCAAATGTAGATGCTCATTCTTTTGAACCTTCTACAAAAGACATGGTTGCTCTAGCAGAATCTGATTTGTTTATTTACAGTGGAGTTGGAATTGATGCGTTTGCAGAAAATGCGATTAAGTCCTTGAAAAATGAAAGTGTTACTATTTTAGAAGCAGGAGAAGGCATTGAGCTTATAGAATCCTCTCATAACGAGGAACATCCTCATGAAGAGGAAGCTGTTGAAGCTGAAGAACACGGTCATGAAGAGCAAGATGCTGATGCTGAGGAACACGGTCATGAAGACGAAAGCGTTGAAGAGGATGGCGACGAGCATAAGGATGACGTACATAACGATGGTGACCATGATCCTCACATATGGTTAGATCCCCTCCGGGCAATAGAAATAGCCGAAAACATCAAAAATAGTTTGAGTGATTTAAAGCCAGAGCATGCTTCAACATTTGAAAGCAATTATATTCGCTTAAAAGAAAACTTAGAAAAACTTGACCAAGAATTTAAAACTACAATTGAAAGCTCCAAAACGAATATTATTTTAGTCTCTCATGAAGCTTATGGATATTGGGAAGAACGTTATGGTATTGAACAAATTGCTATTACTGGTTTATCTCCTACACAGGAGCCTTCATTGAAACAGTTACAAAATATTATTGAAGAATCAAAAGAACACGATATTCATTATGTTATTTTCGAACAAAGTGTTACACCAAAAGTAGTAGAAACTATCCAGAAGGAATTGGGAGCAGAATCTCTAACTCTCCATAATCTTGAGTCCTTGACAGAAGAAAATATAGAACAAAAGGATGACTATTTCAGCATTATGGGAATGAATTTAAATACCATAAAGACAGCTTTAAATGATTAA
- a CDS encoding sigma-70 family RNA polymerase sigma factor produces MTDEELHSWLKELTTGSEKAFEVVYEEIHHHVYRTIYFLVNNKQDTNDVANEVYIQLIKSIAKYDQTKTFYSWLNGLIVKQTANWNRKLWRKFNLDKKNQLFSIEEHPRSIEETMLTNETNSQLLQHVNRLPYKLKVVIVLRYFHDNSFEEIANTLNIPIGTAKSRHHHALKNLRNKKLPTESEASLHVH; encoded by the coding sequence ATGACTGATGAAGAATTACATAGCTGGTTAAAGGAGTTGACAACTGGAAGCGAAAAAGCTTTCGAAGTTGTCTATGAAGAAATACATCATCATGTCTATCGAACTATTTATTTTTTAGTGAATAACAAACAAGATACGAATGATGTGGCAAACGAAGTGTATATCCAATTGATTAAATCCATTGCCAAGTACGATCAGACCAAAACTTTCTATTCGTGGCTAAATGGTCTTATCGTTAAACAAACAGCAAATTGGAATAGAAAGCTTTGGAGAAAATTCAATCTTGATAAGAAAAATCAGTTATTTTCAATCGAAGAACATCCTAGATCAATAGAAGAAACAATGCTAACTAATGAAACGAATAGCCAATTATTACAGCATGTTAATAGGCTGCCATATAAATTAAAGGTAGTCATTGTACTTAGATACTTTCATGACAACAGTTTTGAAGAAATTGCAAACACATTAAATATTCCGATTGGAACAGCAAAATCAAGGCATCATCATGCATTAAAAAATCTTCGAAATAAGAAATTGCCAACTGAAAGTGAGGCTTCATTACATGTTCATTGA
- a CDS encoding DUF779 domain-containing protein, with the protein MLEKVIATETALNLIAKLTAKHGPLMFHQSGGCCDGSSPMCYARDEFLIGDSDVYLGDIGKTPFYMNKQQYEYWKHTQLIIDVVEGRGGMFSLEGPEGVRFLTRSRLFPNNENQM; encoded by the coding sequence ATGCTTGAAAAGGTGATCGCTACTGAAACTGCGCTAAATCTTATAGCAAAGCTAACAGCAAAACATGGACCTCTTATGTTCCATCAATCAGGTGGCTGTTGTGATGGTAGTTCACCAATGTGTTATGCAAGAGATGAATTTTTAATCGGGGATTCGGATGTATATTTAGGAGATATTGGAAAAACTCCTTTTTATATGAACAAACAGCAATATGAATATTGGAAGCATACTCAATTAATTATTGATGTTGTTGAAGGACGAGGCGGCATGTTTTCCCTAGAAGGCCCAGAGGGAGTAAGGTTTCTTACAAGGTCAAGACTGTTTCCAAACAATGAAAATCAAATGTAA
- the adh gene encoding aldehyde dehydrogenase, producing MIYANPGSPNSIITFKKQYDNFIGGEWIPSVSGEYFDNMTPITGQAYCQVARSNGEDINRALDAAHAAKDTWGKTSVTERSNLLNKIADRIEENMEKLAVAESWENGKPVRETLAADLPLAIDHFRYFAGCIRAEEGSLAQIDQDTVAYHFPEPIGVVGQIIPWNFPLLMATWKLAPALAAGNCVVLKPAEQTPASIMVLMELIQDLLPPGVVNVVNGFGVEAGKPLATSDRVGKVAFTGETTTGRLIMQYASHNIIPVTLELGGKSPNIFFEDVMAQEDDFLDKAAEGFTMFALNQGEVCTCPSRALIQESIYEPFMEKVLSRVEAIKQGNPLDMNTMIGAQASSEQLEKIMSYIDIANQEGAELLAGGKRNILDGELQGGYYIEPTVFKGNNNMRFFQEEIFGPVVAVTTFKDKEEALQIANDTLYGLGAGVWTRDINTAYRFGREIEAGRVWTNCYHAYPAHAAFGGYKMSGIGRENHKMMLSHYQQTKNLLVSYSPKALGFY from the coding sequence TTGATTTACGCAAACCCTGGTTCGCCAAACTCTATTATTACATTTAAGAAGCAATATGATAACTTTATCGGTGGTGAGTGGATCCCTTCTGTAAGTGGTGAATATTTCGATAATATGACGCCGATCACTGGACAAGCGTACTGTCAAGTTGCTAGATCTAATGGTGAAGACATTAACAGAGCTTTAGATGCTGCACATGCAGCAAAGGATACTTGGGGAAAAACAAGTGTTACTGAAAGATCAAATCTATTAAATAAAATAGCTGATCGAATTGAAGAAAACATGGAGAAATTGGCAGTTGCAGAGTCATGGGAAAACGGGAAGCCTGTTCGGGAAACCTTAGCTGCTGATTTACCATTAGCGATCGATCATTTTAGATATTTTGCTGGCTGTATTCGTGCAGAAGAAGGAAGCTTAGCACAAATTGATCAAGACACCGTAGCATACCATTTCCCTGAACCTATTGGGGTTGTAGGTCAAATAATCCCTTGGAATTTCCCTCTATTGATGGCAACGTGGAAGCTTGCACCAGCGTTAGCTGCTGGAAATTGTGTCGTTCTAAAGCCTGCTGAGCAAACTCCAGCATCCATCATGGTGCTTATGGAGTTAATTCAAGACCTACTACCTCCAGGTGTTGTGAATGTTGTTAATGGTTTCGGAGTTGAGGCTGGTAAGCCGCTTGCAACTAGCGATCGAGTTGGGAAAGTTGCATTTACTGGAGAAACAACGACTGGGAGATTGATTATGCAATATGCATCCCATAATATTATCCCTGTAACACTCGAATTAGGCGGTAAATCGCCAAATATTTTCTTTGAAGATGTGATGGCACAAGAGGATGACTTTTTAGATAAAGCAGCAGAAGGCTTTACTATGTTTGCACTAAATCAAGGTGAAGTTTGTACTTGTCCATCAAGAGCTTTGATTCAAGAATCTATTTATGAACCTTTTATGGAGAAGGTCTTATCACGAGTAGAAGCAATTAAACAAGGGAATCCTCTCGATATGAATACGATGATAGGTGCGCAAGCTTCATCAGAACAGCTAGAAAAAATAATGTCATACATCGATATTGCTAACCAAGAAGGAGCAGAATTACTAGCTGGAGGGAAAAGAAATATTCTTGATGGTGAATTACAAGGCGGCTACTATATTGAGCCTACTGTTTTTAAAGGTAACAATAACATGCGCTTCTTCCAAGAAGAGATTTTCGGACCAGTTGTAGCGGTTACAACTTTTAAAGATAAAGAGGAAGCATTACAAATTGCCAATGATACGTTATACGGCTTAGGTGCTGGCGTATGGACCCGAGATATAAATACAGCTTATCGCTTTGGGCGTGAGATCGAAGCTGGTCGTGTATGGACAAATTGCTATCATGCATACCCTGCTCATGCAGCTTTTGGAGGATATAAAATGTCTGGTATTGGACGTGAAAATCATAAAATGATGCTTTCACATTACCAGCAAACGAAAAACTTACTCGTAAGTTATAGTCCAAAGGCGTTAGGGTTCTATTAA
- a CDS encoding ABC transporter ATP-binding protein yields the protein MGNIICKIDNVSKSFNGLTIVEGISLSLYKGEAVAVIGENGSGKSTLLKLITGLIMPSKGTIYMPSKRVGYVPEQFTGNIRMTTYEYLYHLGKIHGYSRQEIDTKIMQLLDRFELIHVRDKQLQSFSKGMKQKVSLIQALIHEPDILVLDEPLSGLDRRMQSSLVENLLAIKEAGTSMIFSCHEKSIVDKMADKVLYINNKNVSSEESLINEEMNAYEIVCKVLQNSNENTLYEFKDVYHQLTVGNGQIKIMVRAQDKDQLLLHLLQQGHSIISVSKIESL from the coding sequence TTGGGTAACATAATTTGTAAAATAGATAATGTATCTAAATCTTTTAATGGTTTAACAATAGTCGAAGGAATATCGTTATCTTTGTATAAGGGTGAAGCGGTTGCTGTTATAGGAGAAAATGGTTCCGGCAAAAGTACATTACTTAAATTAATTACAGGTCTCATAATGCCCTCAAAAGGAACAATTTACATGCCATCTAAACGAGTTGGTTATGTCCCTGAACAGTTTACAGGTAATATTCGCATGACTACATATGAATATTTGTATCATTTAGGTAAAATTCACGGGTATAGTCGACAAGAGATAGACACGAAAATCATGCAATTACTTGATAGATTTGAGTTGATTCATGTAAGAGATAAGCAACTTCAATCATTTTCAAAAGGAATGAAACAGAAAGTAAGTCTTATACAAGCGTTAATTCATGAACCTGACATCCTTGTTTTGGATGAGCCGCTATCAGGGTTAGATCGGAGAATGCAATCATCCTTGGTAGAAAATCTATTAGCAATTAAAGAAGCTGGTACCTCAATGATCTTTTCATGTCACGAAAAATCGATAGTTGATAAAATGGCAGATAAAGTGTTGTACATAAATAATAAAAATGTTAGTAGTGAAGAATCATTAATAAATGAAGAGATGAATGCTTATGAGATTGTTTGTAAAGTTTTGCAAAATAGCAACGAAAATACCTTATATGAATTTAAGGATGTGTATCACCAATTGACGGTAGGGAATGGTCAAATAAAAATAATGGTAAGGGCACAGGATAAGGATCAATTATTACTACACCTTTTACAACAAGGTCATTCAATCATCTCAGTAAGCAAAATAGAATCATTATAG
- a CDS encoding NUDIX hydrolase, protein MGYVEDLRKVIGHRPIILVGSVVLLINDQDEILLQKRKEPYGVWGLPGGLMELAESAEETAKREVYEETGITVGSLELINVFSGNDNYCKLQNGDEFYVVTIAYYSNDFSGEVKTNVEEGLETVFFPLRSLPNKLVGSHRKMVQTYVKKHTSL, encoded by the coding sequence ATGGGTTATGTAGAAGATTTAAGGAAGGTTATAGGGCATCGTCCTATTATACTTGTTGGCTCAGTTGTTTTGCTTATAAATGATCAAGACGAGATATTACTTCAAAAAAGAAAAGAACCATACGGTGTTTGGGGGCTTCCAGGTGGTTTAATGGAACTAGCTGAATCAGCAGAAGAAACAGCTAAAAGGGAAGTGTACGAAGAAACAGGTATTACTGTCGGTAGCTTAGAACTTATTAATGTTTTTTCTGGAAATGATAATTATTGCAAATTACAAAATGGTGATGAATTCTATGTTGTAACAATTGCATATTATTCCAATGATTTCAGTGGTGAAGTAAAAACAAATGTAGAGGAAGGGTTAGAAACAGTATTCTTTCCATTGCGTTCACTTCCAAACAAGCTAGTAGGTAGTCATCGCAAAATGGTTCAAACGTATGTAAAAAAGCACACAAGCTTGTAG
- a CDS encoding glycoside hydrolase family 30 beta sandwich domain-containing protein — protein sequence MEMKVNSTRRIIMIALSLILMTSFVTPANAEGSNVQVWLTTADQQQLLQQQNDLEFSLNNSIEGVTIQVDESKEFQVMDGFGAAMSGSSAWLFNQKLNDWERNAIYNDLFSNEGIGLSFVRHTVGASDFSLESYSYDDMAAGLTDPTLANFSIDKDKQNVIPMLKEALTINPNLKIMGTPWSAPGWMKDNGSLNGGKLLPQYYNVYAQYLAKYINSYQNEGLPIYAMTIQNEPHHETAGYPSMKMEASEQIDFVKNHLGPTFNSQAIDTKILSWDHNWNEYDYPIEVMNDEEAKSYLAGSAFHCYGGTPEQQSLVQNAHPDKGIWFTECSGGEWSTDFGDNLAWNMSNVVIGSTRNWAKSVLLWNLALDENFGPINGGCTDCRGVVTINQQTGDVYKNVEYYVLGHISKFVKPGAKRIDTNYDNDIQNVAFKNTDGSKTLLVLNNANTHQTFTVKEGDESFKYTLPAGAVATFVWNSSNNSNLIVNGDFELGALNNWQSWTPEGQDPVHKVDTDYPLSGAYKMTHWQSFPYQQTTYQHISVANGVYKASVWVRSSGGQNTLRLEASNYGGSTLYANIGSTSIGDWTKFEIDNIDVTSGTVTIGVYSDGNEHNWAAFDNIQLIKK from the coding sequence ATGGAAATGAAGGTAAATTCAACCAGACGTATAATTATGATAGCGCTATCATTAATATTGATGACAAGTTTTGTTACTCCTGCTAACGCTGAAGGGAGCAATGTGCAAGTATGGTTAACGACAGCTGATCAACAGCAATTACTTCAGCAGCAAAATGATTTGGAATTTTCACTAAATAACAGCATAGAGGGGGTAACGATTCAAGTCGATGAAAGTAAAGAATTTCAAGTTATGGATGGATTCGGGGCAGCAATGTCTGGATCTTCAGCATGGCTTTTTAATCAAAAACTAAACGATTGGGAAAGAAATGCGATATATAACGATCTATTTAGTAATGAAGGTATTGGTTTGAGTTTTGTTCGCCATACGGTAGGTGCATCAGATTTTTCTTTAGAAAGCTACTCGTATGATGATATGGCAGCAGGATTAACAGATCCGACATTAGCAAACTTTTCTATTGATAAAGATAAACAAAATGTAATTCCTATGTTAAAAGAAGCATTAACGATAAATCCTAATTTAAAAATTATGGGCACGCCTTGGAGTGCACCTGGTTGGATGAAAGATAATGGATCATTAAATGGAGGTAAACTTCTTCCACAATACTATAATGTATATGCGCAGTATCTCGCAAAATATATTAACAGCTATCAAAATGAGGGACTTCCTATTTATGCAATGACCATTCAAAATGAGCCACATCATGAAACTGCTGGCTATCCTAGTATGAAGATGGAAGCATCGGAACAAATTGATTTTGTAAAAAATCATCTTGGGCCAACTTTTAACAGTCAAGCAATTGATACGAAAATACTTAGCTGGGACCATAACTGGAATGAATATGATTACCCAATTGAAGTAATGAATGATGAGGAAGCAAAATCTTATTTGGCGGGTAGTGCTTTTCATTGCTATGGTGGTACACCTGAGCAACAATCTTTAGTGCAAAATGCTCACCCAGACAAAGGCATATGGTTTACCGAATGCTCAGGTGGAGAGTGGTCAACTGATTTTGGAGATAATTTAGCATGGAATATGTCGAATGTAGTAATCGGTTCGACTCGAAATTGGGCGAAGTCAGTTCTGCTATGGAATTTAGCATTAGATGAAAACTTTGGACCAATTAATGGTGGATGTACAGATTGCCGTGGTGTTGTAACGATTAACCAACAAACAGGCGATGTATATAAAAATGTAGAATATTACGTGCTTGGTCATATTAGTAAGTTCGTTAAACCAGGTGCAAAAAGAATAGATACTAACTACGATAACGATATTCAAAACGTTGCTTTTAAAAACACAGATGGATCAAAAACTTTGTTAGTTTTAAATAATGCAAATACACATCAAACATTCACTGTGAAAGAGGGAGACGAATCATTTAAATATACTCTGCCAGCAGGTGCAGTAGCTACTTTCGTATGGAACTCAAGTAATAATAGTAATTTAATTGTAAATGGAGATTTCGAATTAGGAGCATTAAATAATTGGCAAAGCTGGACACCAGAGGGACAAGACCCAGTTCACAAAGTTGATACAGACTATCCATTGTCGGGAGCGTATAAGATGACTCATTGGCAATCTTTCCCTTATCAACAGACGACATATCAACATATAAGTGTAGCAAATGGAGTTTATAAAGCCTCGGTTTGGGTCCGTTCAAGTGGAGGTCAAAATACGCTACGTTTAGAAGCAAGTAATTACGGCGGCTCCACCCTTTATGCTAATATTGGATCAACCTCAATAGGTGATTGGACGAAATTTGAAATAGATAATATCGATGTAACGTCAGGCACTGTTACTATTGGAGTATATTCTGATGGAAATGAGCATAATTGGGCAGCATTTGATAATATTCAACTGATTAAGAAGTAA
- a CDS encoding YjcZ family sporulation protein: MCGYGGVAPGYGYGGGGFGSGFALIVVLFILLIIVLGTLAFVSY, from the coding sequence ATGTGTGGATACGGTGGCGTAGCACCAGGCTACGGTTACGGTGGCGGGGGCTTCGGCTCTGGCTTCGCGCTAATTGTTGTCCTATTCATTTTGTTAATTATCGTATTAGGAACGTTAGCATTTGTTTCTTATTAG
- a CDS encoding YjcZ family sporulation protein, with product MVIMSNFGGIFALVIVLFVLLIIIGCACSQGFY from the coding sequence ATGGTAATTATGAGTAATTTTGGCGGTATCTTTGCCTTAGTTATTGTACTTTTTGTGCTCTTGATTATCATCGGCTGTGCTTGTAGCCAAGGATTTTACTAA
- the dat gene encoding D-amino-acid transaminase → MEVGFYGDKFIDINEKVVPIQERGHQFGDGIYEVIRVYDGKPFLLKEHLNRLEMSAKEILIDLPYSLEKVNELILEGITRSELKDAQVYIQVTRGIAPRDHVFPNVPAQFSMTVRPSRHIDRVKRQNGVSLQSFEDTRWANCFIKSINLLPNVIAKQKASEAGYDEAVFIRNGIVTECSSCNLFAVRDGVAYTHPATNHILHGITREAIIHIALQNDLIVKEHTFDIDFLYNADEVFITSTSIEILPVNKIDNMNISMNNPITKQLISGFQQLKEQ, encoded by the coding sequence ATGGAAGTTGGTTTTTATGGAGATAAATTTATTGATATTAATGAAAAGGTCGTACCGATCCAAGAGAGAGGGCATCAATTTGGAGATGGAATATATGAAGTTATTCGAGTTTATGATGGCAAACCATTTCTATTAAAAGAACATTTAAACCGACTTGAAATGAGTGCAAAGGAAATATTAATCGATTTACCTTATTCTCTAGAAAAAGTGAACGAACTAATATTAGAAGGGATAACGCGCTCGGAATTGAAAGATGCACAAGTATATATTCAAGTAACTAGGGGCATCGCACCGAGAGATCATGTATTTCCTAATGTTCCCGCACAGTTTTCAATGACTGTACGCCCCTCACGTCATATAGACCGTGTTAAACGACAAAACGGCGTATCTCTTCAATCATTCGAAGACACCCGTTGGGCAAATTGTTTCATCAAATCGATAAATCTATTACCAAATGTCATTGCAAAACAAAAGGCTTCTGAAGCAGGTTATGACGAAGCGGTTTTTATACGAAATGGCATTGTGACAGAATGCTCTAGTTGTAATTTATTTGCTGTAAGAGATGGTGTTGCCTACACACATCCAGCAACAAACCATATTTTACATGGTATCACAAGGGAAGCAATCATCCATATCGCATTACAAAATGACCTTATTGTAAAGGAACATACATTTGATATTGATTTCCTTTACAATGCTGATGAAGTTTTTATAACGAGTACATCAATCGAAATATTACCTGTCAATAAAATTGACAACATGAATATATCAATGAATAACCCTATAACAAAGCAGCTTATTTCTGGTTTCCAGCAATTAAAGGAACAATAA
- a CDS encoding PAS domain S-box protein: protein MNIKNLYKLAFESAGIAMAIYDCQGEVGIPLAINDAFCKFLGYTREELCCKTVEEISHPDDYKRDLHKISCLLTGHIDEIATEKRYIHKSGRIVWGELKGILQRNEDKSPQFAIVQIHDITHRKSIEKELLESKEKYESLIQDSLQAFYVVRDEKVIFVNPAGCELSGFSKEEIIGSNIYDYFTKDRVELAEYNYNQLLMGNSYTNEEQIVITNKGERVIEYTATKTVYEEEEAIQVIARDITERKKYEEMLVKSEKLALVGKLAAGVAHEIRNPLTTIKGFTQLLQMTKEYNEQHAAIMMNELSTVETIIDEFLSLAKTKSTSSFEMNDLHSIINRAITLVKTNTDLHNIELGAQFDETIPLVECEDEMLIQVFTNIIQNAIESMDTGFITMSTHRKNDVVTVAVVDNGCGIPKDRLKNLGEPFYSTKEKGTGLGLMISYKIIEQHKGQMSFYSNPGEGTRVEIILPIKQKNIGQINEKLL, encoded by the coding sequence ATGAATATTAAAAATTTATACAAACTAGCATTTGAATCGGCAGGAATAGCCATGGCAATATATGATTGTCAAGGTGAGGTAGGAATACCGCTTGCAATAAATGATGCTTTTTGTAAATTTCTTGGGTATACAAGGGAAGAGCTGTGCTGCAAAACTGTTGAAGAAATTTCACATCCAGACGACTATAAACGTGATTTACATAAAATTAGCTGTTTGTTAACTGGACATATCGATGAGATTGCAACAGAAAAAAGATATATACATAAATCAGGACGAATCGTTTGGGGAGAATTAAAAGGTATCCTTCAAAGAAACGAAGATAAAAGCCCACAATTTGCTATAGTTCAAATTCATGATATAACCCATCGTAAAAGTATAGAAAAAGAACTATTAGAAAGTAAGGAAAAATACGAAAGCTTAATTCAAGATTCATTACAGGCGTTTTATGTTGTACGTGATGAAAAGGTTATTTTCGTAAACCCAGCTGGATGTGAATTATCAGGATTTAGTAAAGAAGAAATAATTGGTTCGAATATTTATGATTATTTTACGAAAGATCGGGTTGAACTCGCTGAGTATAATTATAATCAGCTTTTAATGGGGAATTCTTACACAAACGAAGAACAAATAGTCATAACAAATAAAGGTGAACGTGTAATTGAATATACAGCTACAAAAACGGTATATGAGGAAGAAGAAGCCATTCAAGTCATTGCACGTGACATAACAGAAAGAAAAAAATATGAAGAAATGTTGGTTAAATCAGAAAAATTAGCGTTAGTAGGTAAACTTGCAGCCGGCGTTGCACATGAAATTAGAAATCCATTAACTACAATTAAAGGGTTTACACAGTTATTACAAATGACGAAAGAGTACAATGAACAACACGCAGCTATTATGATGAATGAATTGTCTACAGTCGAAACAATCATAGATGAGTTTTTATCATTGGCAAAAACAAAATCAACATCATCTTTTGAAATGAATGATCTTCATAGCATTATTAATAGAGCTATTACTTTGGTTAAAACAAATACTGATTTACATAATATTGAACTTGGTGCACAGTTTGATGAAACTATTCCACTAGTGGAATGCGAAGATGAAATGTTAATCCAAGTATTTACGAATATTATTCAAAACGCAATTGAATCGATGGATACTGGATTTATTACGATGTCTACACATAGAAAAAATGATGTTGTAACAGTTGCAGTTGTTGATAATGGATGTGGCATACCTAAGGATAGATTGAAAAACTTAGGAGAACCTTTTTATTCAACGAAGGAAAAAGGTACAGGATTAGGGTTAATGATTAGTTATAAAATAATTGAACAACATAAAGGACAAATGTCATTTTATAGTAATCCTGGAGAAGGTACACGAGTAGAAATTATCTTACCAATCAAACAAAAAAATATTGGTCAAATCAATGAGAAGCTCTTGTAG